A portion of the Sandaracinobacteroides saxicola genome contains these proteins:
- a CDS encoding sigma factor-like helix-turn-helix DNA-binding protein, whose protein sequence is MENTDLLARVAELPEASKIIIRLVNKHLTSKEIAKALSISPNAVDMRLRYMLTRTGAPSRTALARALAHHEQLKSFTDGQSQSTVIAEALAGVHWVASARPDVPVNYRTSEPMQIRAAYQLAEPDASPGHVALSSIHDGMVGGNWNWIINWTLDNTDGWRKRMVVIFAIAAFAALTVSSLISSIHAYKHLHESSFQPTRKRG, encoded by the coding sequence ATGGAGAATACCGATCTATTGGCCCGTGTGGCAGAACTGCCTGAAGCGTCCAAGATCATAATTCGTCTTGTTAACAAGCACTTGACCTCAAAAGAGATCGCAAAGGCGCTGTCGATCTCGCCTAATGCGGTCGATATGCGTTTGCGTTATATGCTTACACGCACGGGGGCCCCGTCACGGACAGCATTGGCACGCGCGCTTGCACATCATGAGCAGCTCAAATCCTTCACTGATGGTCAGTCTCAATCAACGGTCATAGCTGAAGCGTTGGCGGGAGTGCATTGGGTCGCCTCGGCAAGACCTGATGTACCGGTGAACTATCGAACAAGCGAGCCTATGCAAATACGTGCTGCATATCAGCTTGCAGAACCCGATGCCTCGCCGGGCCATGTGGCCCTGTCGTCGATCCATGATGGCATGGTTGGAGGAAATTGGAACTGGATTATCAACTGGACTCTGGACAACACGGACGGCTGGCGCAAACGAATGGTGGTGATTTTTGCCATTGCTGCCTTCGCGGCACTAACTGTCAGTTCACTTATTTCCAGTATTCATGCCTACAAACATCTTCATGAGTCGAGTTTCCAGCCGACACGAAAGAGAGGGTAA
- a CDS encoding IS5 family transposase (programmed frameshift), with protein MAEFRWLSEAQMRRIEPYFPLSHGILRVDDRRVILGIIFVIGNGLRWRDAPAQYGPPKTIYNRFIRWSRLGVFNRIFAELAAKGRKPDMLMIDATHLKAHRTAASLSKRGCSPRIGRTKGGLNSKLHAVCDGKGRPLGMMLSEGQMSDYKGAALMFASLPRAKAMIADKGYDGDWFRQALAARKTVACIPSKSNRKAHIPHDPVLYRQRHLIENMFGKLKDWRRIHTRYDRCAHTFMSAICIAATSIFWLPQ; from the exons CTGGCGGAGTTTCGGTGGTTGTCGGAGGCGCAGATGCGCCGGATTGAGCCCTATTTTCCGCTGTCGCACGGCATTCTGCGGGTGGACGACCGGCGGGTAATCTTGGGGATCATCTTCGTCATCGGGAATGGGCTTCGGTGGCGGGATGCGCCGGCACAGTATGGCCCGCCCAAGACGATCTACAACCGGTTCATCCGCTGGAGCCGGCTCGGTGTGTTCAACCGCATCTTCGCCGAGCTGGCAGCCAAGGGACGAAAGCCGGACATGCTGATGATCGATGCCACGCATCTGAAGGCCCATCGCACCGCTGCCAGCCTG TCAAAAAGGGGCTGTTCTCCACGTATCGGAAGGACCAAGGGCGGCCTGAACTCGAAGCTGCATGCGGTCTGCGACGGCAAGGGCCGGCCGTTGGGGATGATGCTCTCCGAGGGCCAGATGAGCGACTACAAGGGAGCCGCCCTGATGTTCGCCAGCTTGCCCAGGGCCAAAGCGATGATCGCCGACAAAGGCTATGACGGCGACTGGTTCCGCCAAGCGCTGGCGGCGCGCAAAACCGTCGCCTGCATCCCTTCGAAGTCGAACCGGAAAGCCCATATCCCGCACGATCCAGTGCTCTACCGCCAGCGCCACCTGATCGAAAACATGTTCGGAAAGCTGAAGGACTGGCGCCGCATCCACACCCGCTACGACCGCTGCGCGCACACCTTCATGTCCGCCATCTGCATCGCCGCCACCAGCATCTTCTGGTTGCCGCAATGA